The Euphorbia lathyris chromosome 2, ddEupLath1.1, whole genome shotgun sequence genome includes a window with the following:
- the LOC136218370 gene encoding protein NETWORKED 3C-like — translation MVEMIKRETSYWWWFDSHQHSSIRSPWLQSTLGDLNKKTTAMLKLIEEDADSFAQRAEMYYKKRPELISMVEDFYKTHRSLAERFDLLKSESANRLVTTLGHPFSAKYGQAKLMAGMDQFDKNYDSSSETASYDTADSAESEVDDPEQEDETLLENEMGEVEEVETEENEIVGIVCNDEVMKLQEEIERLKEENRIQKDLLLQKDEEKREVIRQLSFAVEILKVENVNVRKAAARDPPKKKSRFEFEKLKNVFSGKFFNGSARSRGRVVAL, via the exons ATGGTCGAGATGATCAAGAGGGAAACGTCTTACTGGTGGTGGTTTGATAGTCATCAACATAGCTCAATCCGCTCTCCATGGCTACAATCTACTCTTGGCG ACCTAAATAAGAAGACAACAGCAATGCTGAAACTGATAGAGGAAGATGCGGACTCCTTTGCACAACGCGCCGAGATGTATTACAAGAAACGGCCAGAGTTAATTAGCATGGTTGAAGATTTTTACAAGACACACCGCTCATTAGCAGAACGATTTGATCTACTCAAATCTGAATCTGCAAATCGTCTTGTCACAACATTGGGGCACCCATTTTCTGCCAAATATGGACAGGCAAAGCTAATGGCTGGAATGGATCAATTTGATAAAAATTATGACAGCAGTTCTGAAACTGCAAGTTATGACACCGCAGACTCTGCTGAGTCTGAAGTTGATGATCctgaacaggaagatgaaactCTACTGGAAAATGAAATGGGAGAAGTTGAGGAAGTAGAAACCGAAGAAAATGAAATAGTAGGTATAGTATGCAATGATGAAGTGATGAAATTGCAAGAAGAAATAGAAAGACTAAAAGAAGAAAACAGGATTCAGAAGGATCTGCTATTGcagaaagatgaagagaagagagaggTCATAAGACAGCTCAGTTTTGCTGTGGAAATACTGAAGGTAGAGAATGTAAATGTGAGGAAGGCTGCAGCTAGAGACCCTCCCAAgaaaaagagccgttttgagtTCGAGAAGTTGAAGAATGTTTTCTCAGGGAAGTTTTTTAATGGGTCTGCAAGATCTCGTGGTCGTGTAGTAGCTCTCTAG
- the LOC136220504 gene encoding probable indole-3-pyruvate monooxygenase YUCCA10: MEIALDLANNAANTSIVFRSPVHIVSREMVNMGLVMLKYLPLGMVDWLMVLLSKIVYGDLSKYGIERAKQGPFFIKVAYGKYPIIDVGTYHKIKSGQIQVLPEVESVRGNEVVFKNGNKHCYEAIIFCTGFKRSTNKWLKGDDYLLKEDGIANNWKGKNGLYCIGLSRRGFYGANADALNTTNHINSLL; encoded by the exons ATGGAGATTGCTTTAGATCTTGCTAACAATGCTGCTAACACTTCCATTGTTTTCCGCAGCCCT GTTCACATTGTATCAAGAGAAATGGTGAACATGGGATTGGTGATGTTGAAATATTTGCCATTAGGAATGGTGGACTGGTTGATGGTGTTACTTAGCAAGATAGTGTATGGAGACCTGAGTAAATATGGAATCGAAAGAGCTAAACAAGGGCCCTTTTTCATCAAAGTTGCTTATGGAAAATACCCTATCATTGATGTGGGTACCTATCATAAGATTAAATCCGGACAGATTCAG GTATTACCAGAAGTGGAAAGTGTAAGAGGTAATGAAGTGGTATTTAAAAATGGAAACAAGCACTGTTATGAGGCCATTATATTTTGTACTGGATTCAAAAGATCGACAAACAAATGGCTAAAAGGAGATGATTACCTTCTCAAGGAAGACGGAATTGCAAACAATTGGAAGGGAAAGAATGGATTGTATTGCATTGGACTCTCTAGAAGAGGCTTCTATGGAGCTAATGCAGACGCACTTAACACAACTAATCACATCAATTCACTCCTTTAG